The Chryseobacterium suipulveris genome window below encodes:
- a CDS encoding Fic family protein, with translation MNDLQSIKQKLFPKYLQHIEGVSEQFYGLREAEVSSENFSFYTSVSSVFSSKIEGEEINLDSYVKHKNLGIEFQPDYTRKIDDLYDAYILAQQHRLNKENLLGSHKILTKNILKESRQGIFRTTNMFVLTEDGKIEYVAAAPQKVENENL, from the coding sequence ATGAATGACTTACAATCCATAAAACAAAAATTATTTCCGAAATATCTTCAGCATATTGAAGGTGTTTCAGAACAATTTTATGGGTTGAGAGAAGCCGAAGTTTCGTCGGAAAACTTCAGTTTCTACACTTCGGTCTCATCAGTATTTTCAAGCAAAATCGAGGGCGAGGAAATTAATTTGGACAGCTATGTCAAACACAAAAATTTAGGGATTGAATTTCAACCCGACTATACCAGGAAAATAGACGATTTGTATGATGCATACATTCTCGCGCAACAACATCGATTGAATAAAGAAAATCTTTTAGGAAGCCACAAGATTCTGACAAAAAATATTTTAAAGGAAAGCCGGCAAGGAATTTTCAGAACAACCAATATGTTTGTGTTGACAGAAGATGGCAAAATTGAATACGTCGCAGCTGCACCACAAAAAGTTGAAAATGAAAATCTATAG
- a CDS encoding RNA-binding domain-containing protein encodes MNNQQLKDLINELVKQPNESEWVEFKHNFHSAEEIGQTISALSNGACIHNQKYGYLIFGIEDKSHLIKGTDFKGKRHKKGNEDLEHWLLTRLNPRIDFEIFDFAYDEFRELSIFIIPSAKNQPVEFFHKAYIRVNSITRSLNEFPEKQAKIWKKESIAFEKEISKKNLSPADILRYLSSETYFDLMQIPQPSSIEGVLDKFLEEGLIVKDKATYAITKLGAILFAKNLKDFENVDRKSIRVIVYKGKNKVETEREQIGVKGYAIGFSGLLDWVNSQLPANEEIGRALRTESRMYPEIAIRELVANALIHQDLTEKGFPMIEIFSDRIEISNPGTPLVKPDRFIDAYLSRNDKLADLMRRLGFCEEKGSGLDKVIFYNEIYQLPPINVIVAENRTRVTVYSYKTLNNLDKMEKVRACYQHACLKYVSNEKMTNQSLRERFKIEDHNYSIASRIIRDCIEEGLIKEDNPENKSRKFASYIPFWA; translated from the coding sequence ATGAACAATCAGCAATTAAAAGATTTAATAAACGAACTTGTAAAGCAGCCTAATGAAAGCGAATGGGTTGAGTTTAAACATAATTTTCATTCTGCTGAAGAAATAGGGCAAACTATATCTGCGCTTTCGAATGGGGCGTGTATACATAATCAAAAGTATGGGTATTTGATTTTTGGTATTGAGGATAAATCTCATCTAATAAAAGGAACTGATTTTAAAGGCAAACGACATAAGAAAGGTAATGAGGATTTAGAGCATTGGCTTCTTACCAGATTAAATCCTAGAATAGACTTTGAAATTTTTGATTTTGCTTATGATGAGTTTAGAGAACTTTCAATATTTATTATTCCTTCTGCAAAAAATCAACCGGTTGAATTTTTTCATAAAGCCTACATACGAGTGAATTCCATAACACGTTCACTAAATGAGTTTCCAGAAAAGCAGGCAAAAATATGGAAAAAAGAAAGTATTGCTTTTGAGAAAGAGATATCTAAAAAGAATCTTTCCCCTGCTGATATTTTAAGATATTTGAGTTCCGAAACTTATTTCGACTTAATGCAGATCCCCCAACCTTCCTCAATAGAAGGTGTTTTGGATAAATTCCTTGAAGAAGGTCTTATTGTTAAAGATAAAGCAACATATGCCATAACCAAACTCGGAGCAATCTTATTTGCTAAAAATCTAAAAGATTTCGAAAATGTGGATAGAAAATCTATTCGTGTGATTGTTTACAAAGGAAAGAATAAAGTTGAAACCGAGAGAGAACAAATAGGGGTAAAAGGTTACGCCATAGGATTTTCTGGTTTATTAGATTGGGTAAACAGTCAACTCCCGGCAAATGAAGAAATAGGAAGAGCTCTGCGAACTGAATCACGAATGTATCCCGAAATTGCAATACGCGAACTAGTTGCAAATGCTTTAATTCACCAAGATTTAACCGAAAAAGGATTTCCCATGATTGAAATTTTTTCTGACCGTATAGAAATCTCAAATCCGGGAACTCCATTAGTTAAGCCGGATCGGTTTATTGATGCATATCTTTCGCGAAATGATAAGTTAGCAGATTTAATGCGAAGATTAGGATTTTGTGAAGAAAAAGGCAGTGGATTGGACAAAGTCATTTTTTACAATGAGATTTATCAATTGCCTCCAATTAATGTTATTGTTGCAGAAAACAGAACTCGGGTGACAGTATATTCATACAAAACTCTTAATAATCTAGATAAAATGGAAAAGGTAAGAGCTTGTTATCAGCATGCTTGTCTTAAATATGTATCTAATGAAAAAATGACGAATCAATCATTAAGAGAAAGGTTCAAAATAGAAGACCATAACTATTCGATTGCTTCAAGAATTATTAGAGATTGTATCGAAGAAGGTTTAATCAAAGAGGATAACCCAGAAAATAAATCTAGAAAATTTGCTAGTTACATTCCATTTTGGGCATAA
- the miaB gene encoding tRNA (N6-isopentenyl adenosine(37)-C2)-methylthiotransferase MiaB, which produces MQEKYIDESKQGEAFAIAEKPQNNKKLFLESYGCQMNFSDSEIVASILSDIGYNTTLKQEEADLILLNTCSIREKAEQTVRMRLSQFKNLKKEKPHLTVGVLGCMAERLKTKFLEEEHLVDLVVGPDAYRDLPNLLKETDGGRDAINVILSKEETYADINPVRLGGNGVTAFVTITRGCDNMCTFCVVPFTRGRERSRDPHSIIEECKDLWNSGYKEITLLGQNVDSYLWFGGGPKKDFKNASELQKATAVNFAQLLDLVANAVPEMRIRFSTSNPHDMTTDVFEVMAKHDNICKYIHLPVQSGSDRILQLMNRQHTREEYLTLIKKAKKIVPDIAFSQDMIVGFCTETEEDHQQTLSLMREVEYDYGYMFAYSERPGTPAHKKMEDDIPADVKQRRLSEVIALQGELSRMRMKSYVGRNHEILIEGTSKKNENQWKGRNSQNAVCVFDKLEGQKVGDIVTVFAYDNTQGTLLGKTVE; this is translated from the coding sequence GTGCAGGAAAAATATATCGACGAAAGCAAGCAAGGCGAAGCTTTCGCAATTGCAGAGAAACCGCAGAACAACAAAAAACTGTTCCTCGAAAGCTACGGTTGCCAAATGAATTTCTCGGATTCAGAGATCGTGGCATCCATTCTCAGCGACATCGGCTACAACACGACTTTAAAGCAGGAAGAAGCAGACCTTATTTTGCTCAACACCTGCTCCATTCGCGAAAAAGCGGAACAGACGGTGAGAATGCGCCTTTCGCAATTCAAAAATTTGAAAAAGGAAAAACCGCACCTTACGGTGGGAGTTCTCGGCTGTATGGCGGAACGGCTTAAAACCAAATTCCTGGAAGAAGAACATTTGGTTGACCTCGTTGTAGGACCCGATGCTTACAGAGATTTGCCAAACCTTCTGAAAGAAACCGACGGCGGAAGAGACGCCATCAACGTCATCCTCTCCAAAGAGGAAACTTATGCAGACATTAATCCCGTTCGTCTCGGTGGAAACGGAGTTACCGCTTTCGTGACGATCACGCGCGGTTGCGATAATATGTGTACGTTCTGCGTGGTTCCGTTTACCCGCGGTCGCGAAAGAAGCCGTGATCCCCACTCGATCATCGAGGAATGTAAAGATCTGTGGAACAGCGGCTACAAAGAAATTACGCTTCTTGGCCAGAACGTCGATTCATACTTATGGTTTGGAGGCGGTCCGAAAAAAGATTTCAAAAACGCCTCGGAATTGCAAAAGGCGACCGCCGTTAATTTTGCGCAGTTGCTTGATTTGGTGGCAAATGCGGTTCCGGAAATGAGAATCCGTTTCTCGACTTCCAATCCGCACGATATGACCACCGATGTTTTCGAAGTGATGGCGAAACACGACAACATCTGCAAATACATCCACCTCCCTGTGCAAAGTGGAAGCGACAGGATTCTTCAGCTGATGAACCGCCAGCACACTCGGGAAGAATATTTGACCTTAATTAAAAAAGCCAAAAAAATCGTTCCCGACATTGCTTTTTCACAGGATATGATCGTTGGATTCTGCACCGAAACCGAAGAAGACCACCAACAGACTTTATCATTAATGAGAGAGGTTGAGTACGATTACGGCTACATGTTTGCCTACTCGGAAAGACCAGGAACTCCCGCACACAAAAAAATGGAGGACGATATTCCCGCCGATGTGAAACAGAGACGATTGAGCGAGGTGATTGCGTTACAGGGCGAGCTTTCGCGAATGAGGATGAAATCTTATGTGGGAAGAAACCATGAAATCCTGATCGAGGGAACCTCCAAAAAGAACGAAAACCAGTGGAAAGGCAGAAATTCCCAAAATGCAGTCTGCGTTTTCGACAAACTGGAGGGACAGAAAGTGGGCGACATTGTGACCGTTTTTGCCTACGACAATACGCAGGGAACACTTTTGGGGAAAACGGTTGAATAA
- a CDS encoding energy transducer TonB, whose product MMKNLILFFMMCFAISNAQEILQKYPTGQTPYKGGYEAYYKDFVDIIKEKNLQPCSNPDELYVLTLVVMPDSSVQFVKDVNEKIVDKNKCAYNLARETAKYMKNWSPALVHGLPETAVARFIIYPNDLFNNYREGYYPNYTSPVYNNGRNNNSFVRDFVYKFNKRRFNWFDVFVIQGEFTVTKEGKVKDFVMTRPSGVYEFDKEVQMTVNILSKHFKPATINGKPVDDRFTFLVKGITDPED is encoded by the coding sequence ATGATGAAAAACCTGATTCTATTTTTTATGATGTGCTTTGCGATTTCGAACGCACAGGAAATTCTGCAAAAATATCCAACTGGTCAAACTCCCTACAAAGGCGGTTATGAAGCTTATTACAAAGATTTTGTCGATATCATCAAAGAGAAAAATCTGCAGCCATGCTCGAATCCAGATGAACTTTATGTGCTGACTTTGGTGGTAATGCCGGATTCTTCGGTGCAGTTTGTGAAAGACGTCAATGAAAAGATTGTCGACAAAAACAAATGCGCCTACAATCTCGCACGGGAAACCGCCAAATACATGAAAAACTGGAGTCCCGCTTTAGTCCACGGATTGCCAGAAACTGCGGTTGCAAGATTCATTATTTATCCGAACGATTTGTTCAACAATTACCGAGAAGGTTATTACCCAAATTACACTTCACCTGTTTATAATAACGGCAGGAACAATAACAGTTTTGTGAGGGATTTTGTGTACAAATTCAACAAAAGAAGGTTCAACTGGTTTGATGTTTTTGTAATTCAGGGCGAGTTTACCGTAACAAAAGAAGGTAAAGTAAAAGACTTCGTGATGACAAGACCTTCGGGAGTATATGAGTTTGACAAAGAAGTTCAGATGACCGTGAATATTCTTTCGAAACATTTCAAACCCGCCACAATCAACGGGAAACCTGTTGATGACCGCTTCACCTTCCTCGTCAAGGGAATTACCGATCCCGAAGATTAA
- a CDS encoding energy transducer TonB, with amino-acid sequence MRAQYEGGDAAFSRELFKYISAYVDKQVYVVNGSFFLHVDIDATGKVKHLEVTPKVANSETFIKDLTYAFNKVKKKWTPSKCDGTPVASKIRIRLNFVTETADS; translated from the coding sequence GTGAGAGCTCAATATGAAGGTGGTGACGCAGCTTTCAGCAGGGAACTTTTCAAATATATTTCGGCTTATGTCGATAAGCAGGTTTATGTGGTGAACGGTAGTTTCTTCCTACACGTCGATATTGATGCGACGGGAAAAGTGAAACACCTTGAAGTAACCCCGAAAGTTGCCAACAGCGAAACCTTTATCAAAGATTTAACTTACGCCTTTAATAAGGTGAAGAAAAAATGGACTCCATCAAAATGTGACGGGACTCCTGTCGCTTCCAAAATCAGGATCCGCCTTAATTTTGTAACAGAAACCGCGGATTCGTAA
- the lysA gene encoding diaminopimelate decarboxylase gives MTNKDLLKIAEKFGTPTYVYDAESIKTQYEKLTSSFHKTTRFFYACKALSNINILKYVQSLGANLDCVSINEVKLGLKAGFESKKILFTPNCVDLAEIEEAMELGVHINIDNISILEQFGNKHGDSYPIFVRINPHIFAGGNYKISTGHIDSKFGISIHQLRHIERVMKTTGINVEGLHMHTGSEIKDPDVFLQGLEIMFELAEHFPNLKYLDMGSGFKVPYQDGEMETDVKELGKKVEKAIADFSKSSGKKFELWFEPGKFLVSKSGHLLVKTNVIKHTTATVFAGINSGFNHLIRPMFYDSYHKIENISNPKAPERIYTVVGNICETDTFAWDRKITEIREGDILVFRNAGAYGFEMSSNFNSRLKPAEILFLNGKAHHIRKRDEFEDLLKNQIEVL, from the coding sequence GTGACTAACAAAGACTTATTAAAAATAGCCGAAAAATTTGGTACTCCGACCTACGTTTACGATGCGGAATCCATCAAGACCCAATACGAAAAACTGACTTCGTCTTTCCATAAAACCACTCGGTTTTTTTATGCGTGCAAAGCGCTTTCGAACATCAACATCCTGAAATACGTTCAGAGTTTGGGCGCAAATTTAGACTGCGTTTCCATCAACGAGGTGAAATTGGGACTGAAAGCAGGTTTCGAATCCAAGAAAATCCTTTTTACCCCAAACTGCGTCGATCTTGCAGAAATCGAAGAAGCGATGGAACTCGGCGTACATATCAACATCGACAATATCTCGATTCTTGAGCAGTTCGGAAACAAACACGGCGATTCCTACCCGATTTTTGTGAGAATTAATCCACACATTTTCGCTGGCGGAAACTATAAGATTTCTACAGGACATATCGATTCCAAATTCGGAATTTCTATCCACCAACTCCGTCATATTGAGAGAGTTATGAAAACTACTGGGATTAATGTAGAAGGACTTCATATGCACACAGGAAGCGAGATCAAGGATCCAGACGTTTTTCTTCAGGGACTGGAAATTATGTTCGAACTGGCTGAACATTTCCCGAATCTGAAATACCTCGATATGGGAAGTGGTTTCAAAGTTCCGTACCAAGACGGCGAAATGGAAACCGACGTAAAGGAACTCGGCAAAAAAGTTGAAAAAGCAATAGCTGATTTCTCGAAAAGTTCGGGCAAGAAATTTGAGCTTTGGTTTGAGCCAGGAAAATTTTTAGTGAGCAAAAGCGGCCATCTTTTGGTAAAGACCAATGTCATCAAACATACGACAGCAACGGTTTTTGCGGGAATCAATTCTGGTTTCAACCACTTGATCCGACCGATGTTTTACGATTCTTACCATAAAATCGAAAACATTTCAAATCCGAAAGCTCCTGAAAGAATCTACACCGTGGTAGGGAATATCTGCGAAACCGACACTTTCGCGTGGGACCGAAAAATCACCGAAATCCGTGAAGGAGATATTTTGGTTTTCAGAAATGCGGGCGCTTACGGATTTGAGATGAGTTCTAATTTCAACTCACGGCTAAAACCTGCGGAAATTCTGTTTCTGAACGGAAAAGCCCACCACATCAGAAAACGCGACGAATTTGAAGATCTGCTGAAAAATCAGATTGAAGTTTTGTAA